Within Paenibacillus albicereus, the genomic segment TCGTTGCCGCGCTGCGGAGGCTGCACCACGGGAGCTCCCGTCACCTTGTTCGTGCGGTCGACGGGATACGTCTTGAGCCCGTTGATGCCGCGCAGCTGCTCCTGGTACATGTACTCCAGGCCGTCGAAGCCGACCGTTTCCTCCTGGAGATACTTGTTGACGGGGTCGTTCTTCTCCTTGATCTCCTTGTACTTCGTCAGGTCGCCGGCCGACTTGTACTTCTTGAGATAGCCGACGAGCTGGGTGGCGACGCGGTCCTCGCTGTAGTTGCGGACGCTCTCCTCGACGATGTCGACGCCGAGGAACTGCTCCCTGTTCTCCGTGATGTAGGCGATCTCGCGGTTCGACAGGTCGGAGCGGATGCGCCGCGGCACGGAGATCGTATTCGTGCGGAAGTTCAGGTCCATGTTCTTTTGGATCTCCTCCGGCGTCATCTGCGCTTCCGGATCGTCGTTGAACTTCTTGAACACCTCGGACAGCTTGACGCTCATGTCGATCGCAATCTGCTTGTCCTTTTCCGCCTGAAGCGTATAGGTCAGCGTCTGCGTCGAGGTCGAGTAGGCGATCGGCTTTTTGTCGGAGTCGAGGATGTTGCCGCGGAACGGCGGGATCGACACGTCGCGCGTCCCTTGATCCTCGCGCATCAGCTTCAGCTCCGGCCCGTCGATGAACTGCAGCACCGCCAGCCGCACGATGAGGATGCCGAACATGACGAACGCCGCAAAAAAGAACAGATTGAGGCGGAACATGAACTGCCGCCGCACGACATAGTCCTTCTCCTCGTCGCGCCCGATGATTTCCGGCGGCTTGCCGTTGCCTTTCGAATTCATGCCGGGCTTCTTCATGCGCCGCCACCTCCGTCTCCGCTCAGCCGCACCTCGGGCTTCGCCTCCACCCGCACGTTGCCGGCGAGAGCTCGCGTCACCATGCAGGACTGCTCCGCCTTGAGGGCGATCCGGGCGGCACGCTCCGCAGCAGGCGCGTCCGCTCCCGCCTCCAGCATGATGAGCGGACGGTGCTCGATCGAGCGGTACGTCGGCTGGCCGGCATCATCCGTTTCGACGACCGCCGTCGAGCGCAGCGTCAGCTGCGTCGGCACGATGCCGGAGCGCTCCAGCATCGCGGCCAGCGAGATGACGTAGCAGGTCGCCGCCGCGCCGAGCAGCAGCTCGTCGGGATTCGTGCCGATGCCGGGCCCGTCCATGCCGGAGGGAATGGAGACCGCCGACTCCAGCGCGCCGCTGCGGATCGTTCCCGCCCCGCATCTTCCGCCCGACCATGCGGCTTCGAGCTCAAACTTATGTTCCATCGCCTTGCTCCTTTTATCTGGATATGCTTTCCTGCTGCTGTAGACGAGCGAGGGCCGGAAAAAGTTCGCTCCGGCCGCCTTGCGTCCGCTCAGCGGATCAGCTTGTTCATCGTCACCATCAGTTCGTCGATGACTGCGCTGTCGCCTTCCTGCAGCCGCTCCGCCACGCAGGACTTCATATGATGCTCCAGCAGCAGCTTGCCGACGCCGTTCAGCGCCGATTGAATCGAGCTGATCTGGTTGAGCACGTCGTCGCAGTACGTATCCTTCTCGATCATGCCCTTGATGCCGCGCACCTGGCCCTCAATGCGGTTCAAGCGGCTGATGAGGCTCGTTTTCGTCTTTTCGGAATGATGGCTCTTGCGCGGCTCCGAGCATCCGCAATCGGCTCCGTGCTCCGGGTGTTCCAGATGTTCCGAATGTTCCGGATGCCGCTCGGACGCTCGAGCGGCCCCGATCTCCTGTCTGATTTCCAAATCCGGCGCCCTCCTTCCCGAAACGGGTGTGGTCTTGATTCGCCCTCTATTGTAGCATACGAAGAGGCCGAAGGCATGCCGCCGCGAGCAGCAAAAAACCGCTCCGGCCGAAGGCGGCGGAGCGGCGGGAACGGCCTGGCGCAAGTATCGCAGGGCGGCGCGCGGAAGGTCAGAGGCCGTATTCGTCTTTCGGCTTCGGCTTGCGCTTGATTTTGTTCACGACGGCAGGCAGGTGCCGGATGCTGCGCAGCATCGGTCCTTTGCACATCGGGCAGAGCTGGGAGTCGGCGGCGAACTCGTCGCGCACCCACGCCTTGCAGTCGGCATTGCGGCATTTCCAGATCTTTGTGGGAATAAGCTCGGGCTTCGTTTCTTCGGTCGTAGACAAGGGGAAGCAGTCCTTTCTGATGTCGGCTCAGCGCTGCCCTCCAAAAAAGACAGCCTGACTACTATATCACCCTCGTTTCAACCAAGTAAAGACTTGACAGGATCGCTTTCCTGCACCCTGTACCAGTAGGGATAGGCTTCGCGGAAGCCAAGTCCGGCATAGAGCCGCTCGGCGGCCTTGTTGCCGGCCAGCACTTGCAGAAAGGCCTGGTCGGCGCCTTGCTCCAGCCCCCAATGCAGCAGATGGCGGAGCAGCCTCCGGCCATAGCCTTTGCCCCGGCTGTCCGGCGCCGTCAAAATGTCGTAGAAGCCGAGCAGGCGTCCGTCGAGCACCGCCAAGCCGAGCGACACCGGCCGGCCCTCGGCATGGAGAAGCGCGAACTGGCGGGGCAGCGTGGAGGCCTCGAACATCCTTTCCGTCAGCCGCAGCTCCTCTTCCCCGCAGCCTCCCCACTCCTGCATGAGCCGCAGCCACGCGGCACTCGGATCGCTCGAGACGAGCGCGTCCGCACCGGCGCACTCCGGCTTCAGCCGGCCGATCTCCGCCGTCATGACGACTGACGGATCGGAGACCCGGTAGCCGCGCCGGGCCAGCTCCGCATCGAGCTCGGCAGGCTCGGCGAACGGAGTGATCTTGAACATCGCCGGCTGTCCGGTGAGACGGTAGATGTCCTCGCAGCGCCGAATCTTCGTCTCCAGCTGCTCCAGGCTTCCGCCCAGGTGAAGGAGCGGCTGCACGGAATTCGAACGCTTCGTATAGCCGCCGTTCGACTTGACGAGCCATCCCCCGCAGCTGCTCGTCTGCAGCGCCGGCCAGCTGTTCAGCGCCGCTTCCTCGATCTCGTAATAGGCTTTCACTTCGCTTACCTCCCGGTCGTCTTGGCTTCAATAAGCATAAATATACTATTTAATTTATTTTTATTCAATATCAGGCGAAAAAGAACCTTCCGCCAGCTGGCGAAAGGCTCTCGGTTGTTTCGATCCTGTAGTCTTCATCTCAACGAGACGGCTCGGCCTCCAGCACTTCGAGCTCCACGTCGATATTGCCGCGCGTCGCCTTGGAGTACGGGCAGACCTGGTGCGCCTGCTGCGCCAGGTCGCGGACCTGGGCGAGATCGGCTTCCGGCACGTAGATCTGCAGCTTGACGCCGAGCTTGTAGCTCGGTTCGTCCTTGAAGATCGACACCTGCGCCGTCACGACCGCTTCCTTGGCCTCGACGCCGGCTTTGCGGGCGGCCAGCTGAAGCGCTCCCTCGAAGCAAGCCGCGTAGCCGGCGGCGAACAGCTGCTCCGGATTCGTCGCTTCTCCGCCGGGACCTCCGAGTCCTTTGGGAATCGCGAGCGGCAGCTCCAGAACGCCGTCGGAAGAGCTTATCTTCCCTCCGCGGCCGCCTTTTGCCCGTACTTGCGCCGTATACAATGCATCCATTCGAATCTCCTCGCTTTCGGGTTGCTGTCGTCCTTTGTTTGTACCCGAATGCAGGCAAGTCCAACCGCCGCCCGGCGGCCGGCTGCCTCAAGCGCTACAGCCGGCTCATGCCGCTATGGGCGCCGATCAGCTGGAGCATGCGCGGCGGAATCGGCAGGATGAACTGCATCGCGCCCGTCTGGAAGCGGCCGCTGCGATTGTGAACGACCGCCGCGCTGACATGGATGCGGTACACCGGAACGTCCGCCCCGCTGATCGCATACTCGGCCGTGCCGCCGCGGCTGTGTCCGGCTGTCATTTCCTTTGTCCGGCGCAGCTCGAACGGCACGAGGCTGACCATATCGTCCAGCTTGAGGTAATAATTGACATGCGGCTTGTGATAGACCAGCTCGCGGGTCGATACGGTAAGTCCGAACTCCGGCTTTTTGATGGACAAGAGCAGATGGCCCTCGAGGTCGCGCACCGGCAAGAAATCGGCATTCATCATAGCCAGGCCTCCTTTCGGCTCTATCCAGCATAGCATAGATGCCGCCGGCCGCTCCATCGCCGCCAAGCAAAAGCCCCGCTTTCCGGCTCCGACGTGTCGGAGGCTGCGGAAAGCGGGGCGCATGCGCGGAAAATAGGGTCAATGCAGCGCCGAGCCGCCGAGCGAGGAGCGGACCTCCGCCTCGACGGAGCTTGCGCGCTCCTTGAGCTTGCGCAGCTGCCGCAGCTGGGCGTCGGCCTGCACCTGGATCTGGTTCTCGGTCATGCTCAGCTCCTGCACGAGCTCCTGCATCGTATTGATGAGGCCGCGCACCTTTTCGGAGCTGCTGTCCGCGCCTGCCCGCAGAAGCGCCTGCCTGCCCTCGACCATTTCCTGATCGCGGCGCTGGCGCTGCTGCTCCTGGAACTGCTCGTAGGTCATGGTCAAGCTCGAATCGCCTTGCGGCTGCTGTCCGTTCGGATTCATGGAATTCATGGGTTTCCTGCCTCCTGCCCTAGGTCTTTCCTGCCCTTTCCGGGCAGGCTCGCCGTTAGCATGTCCCATTTTCGCTTCCCGCTATCCGTCGCGCAGCGCAGGCAGCAGATGACGCTCGAACAGCTGCCGGGAGAGGATCGCCTTGTTGCGCCCTTCCGGCCTCTTGCGCACGACTGCGACCGCCTCCAGCTCCGGCACGACGAACAGGTACTGACCCCCGTACCCGAACGCGAAGAAGTAATTCGGCCCAGGCTGCTTGTCCTGCGGCGACACCCACCAGTGATAGCCGTAGCAGCCGTATACCTGGGGCTCGTAATGGAGCAATCCTTTATGGCGAGGCTTCACCGACGCCTCCACCCATTCCTGGGGAACGATCTGCTCGCCCTGCCAGCGGCCGCCCTGAGCGTACAGACGGCCGAGCTTCGCCAGGCCGCGCATCGTCATCGACAAACCCGCGCCCCCCTCCTGCCCGCCGGCGAGGCGGCTCCAGCGGACCGGTCCGGCGCCTAAAGGTCCGAACAGATGCCTTCGCGCGAACGTGGAGAGGCTCCTTCCGCACGCCCGCTCAAGCGCGATCGCCAGCAGCTGCGAGCCGCCCGTATTGTAGGCGAACACGGCTCCCGGCTCATGCGCGAGCGGGCGGCCCAGCACGAAGGAAGCCGGATTTTCCGCGCGCTTCAGCTCCCGGTACGGCTTGTCGAAGTCCGGCCAGTCCAGCCCGCTCGTCATGTTCAACAGCTGCGCGATCGTGATGGAGCGCTTGCGCGGATCGTCCCGCAGCGCCTCGGCCAGGCCAGGCTCCTCCACATCCAGGTACGCGACGATCGGATCCTCTTCGCCGCCGATCAGGCGCTGTCCGATCGCGATGCCGATGAGCGCCGACAGCACGCTCTTGGTGCAGGACAGAACGGCCGCAGGCCGGTCCTCGCCGTCCGCGCTCCAATGCAGCCGCTCGCGGCCGGCCTGCTCGACGTGCACGCCTTTGATGCCCCAGTCCTGCAGCAGCCCGAGCTCGTCCTCCTCGAGCCGCAGCTCCTTCGATTCCATCGCCTGCATCCGCATGTCCCTCCCGAAGTGGCGGTTCGTCCGAATAGCATGCCGCCTCGCGGTCGGCGCTATCCTTTCTCCACCTTACCCCGAACCGTATCGTTTGTCCCGCGGAGCTTGCGGCAATCTTGCCGGAAAGAATCATGACGTCCGGCCGTACCGCCCCTGGCGACTCGGCGTCAAGCTCCGGGAGCGGCGGCCAGCGCTGCGTCGGAGCGCAGCCGCTGCAGCAGCAGCGAGCTCAGCTCCTCGGCGTCCTGCCAGCGCAGCGCCGCCGCGCCGGTCCATGCCGGCGGCGCGGCTGCTCCCTGGCGCGACGTCCAGAGCAGCGGGATGCCCGCGGCAAGCGCGTACCCGCCGGCCAGGCAAGCGGACGCCGCATCGCCGGACAGCTCGGCGAGGACGAGGTCTGCCCGTGCCAGCAGCTCGAGCGGGCGCTCGCCGTCGGCGTCGCCGTCGCGGCCGAGCACTCTCGGCGTGTAGCCGCATTGCTGCAGCAGGGGCAGCACGTAGCCCGTCCACTCCGCATCCGCCTCGTCGTCGCCGCTCCCGGCGACGACGCAATATTTCTGCAGCCCGCCTGCTGCGGCAAGCTCAGCCTGCTCCCAGCCTTTGGGCGTCAGCGAGAACACCGAGCCGGTCCGCTCGAGCAGCTCTTCGTCCCGCAGCTTCTCGATGACGTAGACCATCTCCTGCAGGTTCTGCGAGTAGGTGAGGTTAAAGCTGCGCGCGAGCCGGTGCACGATGACGGGCTCTCCCGGTCCGGCGCACTGGCGGCGCAAATAGGCGAGAAGCTTGGCGCATTTGGCCTCGACCGTAAGCGGCACGTGAGGCGAGGCGGGCAGCGCCTCCACCTCCTCGGCGGTGACGACGACGTCGCGGCCGAGGCCGGTCATCTCGCGGATGTAAGCGGACGCGAGCGGAAACAGCTCTCGCTGGCGCGGATACGAAAGCGAGCCGAGCACCTCGTATTGGTCCGCCGTCATGCCGTAGTCCGCTCCCGGGGCGCAGTCGCAGCCGATGAAGCGCTCCGCCGGCCCGGAGCCGACCTTCACGGGCACCGGCGAGTCGCAGAAGAGGCAGCGTTTGGTCATCATGATGTCATTCCTCCTGTCCAGTCGTCGTCCCAGTGTACCGGAAATGAGCCGGCAGAAGCGTTAAGCTTCTCTCATTCCGCTCTAAGGATTCTCATCGAGAGGCCGCCAGCCCGCGCTGCAAGGCGATTGCAGCAGGCGCAAAAAAAGCAGGACCGGAGCATCCGGTCCTGCCTGTCGCCTCCTGGCTCAACGAAGCTTCTCCATTTCATTCGCCGCTTCGGCCTCGGCCTGAGGATCGACCGTCGCGGAGGCATTGCCATATTCCTCGACCGCCTGCCAAGCTCCCGCATCGTCGAATCGGCCGGCATGCGACTGGCGGCCTTCGCCTGCCCCTTTGGGCGGAAGCGTCATGACCTGCTCCTCGACCGGGCGCTCGGGCGCCGGCTCCTGTTGCGGAACGTTCTGCACCGTATAGCGGGTCGATGGTATCGCCTCCAGACGCTCGAACGGAATGGGCTCGCCGGATTCGGCGTCGAGGCCGTACGTGCCGTCCTCCATCTGGCTCAGCGCCCGGTTCACTTGAGCCAGCTTCTTGCCGAGCTTCTCGTCGAGCGCCATGTCGCGCTCCCGCTCGAACGTCGTCGTCGCGGCATCGGCGGGATGGTTGTCATAGCTCGACAGCTCTCCGTCGGCCTCCTGCATCGTCGCCGGCCCGCCGTCCCCCGTCGTTTCGGCGTTCAGCTGAAAATGCGCTTCCAGCTCGGCTTTCTCCTCCAGAAGGGCGGCTTTCAGCTTCTCGATCTGCGATGGCTTCAAATGGTTCATATCGGCTTCCTCCTAAGCGTTCGTGTAGGTTTGTCTACCTATACCCTTGGAGGACGGCCGATGAAGCACGACCCGGCCGATTCGAAGCCGAGGTTGGCCGGAACGCTCTCCTCCTGCCAGCCGCCGTCCGGATCGAGCAGCAGCGCGTTCAGCTGATAGCCGTAGGCGCAGCCGCCGTCGATGCCGAGCTTGTCGCCCGCGTTCCAGACACCTGCGCCGTCTTGCAGCTTGCGCGTCTGCGTATGGCCGAACACGACCGTTTTCCCGGCAGCGACCGGATGGCGCAAGAACGGCTCGCGAACCGTGTAGAACATCGGCGCAGGCTGCTTTTTCCAGCGCTTGCCCCAGGCGGGATCGAGCCCTGCATGCGCATAGATGCGGAGGTCATCCTCCGCGTACAGCTCCAATCCCTGAAGCAGCCTCACATGCTCGGGATGCCGCCGCCGGATGAGGCGCAGCGCGTCGTCGAGCTCGCCCGGCGTCCAGCTGTGCTCCTGCGGCCAGCCGCCGTAGCTCGACAGCGCCGCTTTGCCCCCATGCTCGAGAAAGCTGCGCGCCAGCCCCGGGTGCCCGGTCTTGATGAGCTCCAGGAACCGGTGATCGTGATTGCCCTTGAGCAGCACGACGCTCTTCCCGCCCTCGGCCTTGAGCCGGATCAGGGCGTCCAGCGCCCCCTTGCTGTCCGGCCCTCGCCCGACGTAGTCGCCCAGGAGCAGGAGCCGATCCGCCGCCGGCTCGTAGCCGACCTTGCCGAGCAGCCGGCGAAGCGCATCCGGACAGCCGTGGATGTCGCTGATCGCGATCGTCCTTCCCATCCCCATCGCCATCTCTCCTTTTTCGCCGTCGAATTCTCGAAAAGCCGTTTTCGTTGCAGAGGCATGCGATCCTTGCTAGAATACGAGTCGATGCCTGTCCACAGGCGGTTACGGGAAAGGATGGATCCAACTTGATGCAAGCCATCGTAGTGAAAACGCCCGATCAGCTGGCCCAGTGCCTCGCGATCCGCAAGGAAGTATTCGTCCTCGAGCAGGGGGTCTCCCCCGAGGAAGAGTGGGACAGCTACGACGCCGCCCCGGACCGATGCCTTCACCTGCTGCTCCTCGACGAGGACGGCGCCACGGTTGGCACCGGACGGGTCAAGCCGTTCGAGGAAGGCATGGCCAAGCTTCAGCGCATCGCCGTTCGAGCCGAGCGGCGAGGCCGCGGCACGGGCGCCGCGCTCGTGCGGGCGATGGAACAAGCCGCCCGCGAGCAAGGCTACGGCGGCGCCGTGCTGGACGCCCAGGTCCAGGCCGAAGGGTTTTACGCCAAGCTCGGCTACGCGCCGGTCTCTCCGGACATCTTCCTCGATGCAGGCATTCCGCATGTGCGCATGTCCCGCACCTGGAGCTAGATCAGCCTTCGGGCGCGTAGGAGGAGCGGGCGGCCTCGACGAGCGCTTCGTACATCTCGTCGTTCTCCTCCAGCTCCTCCTCCACCTGCTCGATCTCCTCTTCGGGGCCGGCCTCGTTCAGGAAGAACAGGCCGTACGCCCAGTCCTTGCCCTTCTTGCTCTGCAGAGCGATTTCATAGGGCTTCTTATGCCCCGATACCTCGAAGTGCACCTTGCCGACGAATCCGTCTTCTTCCGTGCGGGCCATTTCCGCGTGAATCAGCTTCCATTCCATGCCTCTTGTCCTCCCAAGCTCGAATAGACCTATCATACTCGATTCCGGGTGAATGAAAAAGCTTCGCCAAAGGCGAAGCCCGATAAGGGTACGTTATTCGCCAACGGCGAAGCCCGATAAGGGTACGTTATTCGCCAGAACTCAGCTCGACGTGTACGCCAGCTTGATCTGCTTGCCCAGCTCCCGGCAGTCTTCCTCGTCGGAGCAGACGAAGCTGACGCGCCTGATCGACGTATCCGGATGCGATTTCAAATAGTCCGATACCGCAGCGAAAGCGATCGCGGCCGCCCGGTCCTTCGGAAAGCCGCAAAGACCGGTGCTGAGCGCAGGAAAGGCGATGCTGGTGGCGCTTTTCTCCTCGGCCAGCTCCATCGAGCGGCCGTAGCAGGACTCCAGCAGCTTGTCCTCCCCGGTGCCGCCGCCCTGCCAGATCGGTCCGACGGCATGGATGACGTAGGCGGCCGGCAGCTTGCCCGCCGTCGTCATGACCGCATCGCCCGGATCGCAGCCACCCCGCTCGTTGCGGACGAGCGTCAGCTCGTCATGAATGGCGATGCCTCCCGCATGTAGGATCGCCCCGTCCGTGCCGCCCTTCAAGCTCGAGTTGGCCGCGCTGACCAAAATGTCGGCCTCGGCCTGAGTCAAGTCCCCTTGCAGCGCCTCCAGCAGCGTCGAATTGATTTGAATCGTCATCTTCATCCCGCCTCC encodes:
- a CDS encoding GNAT family N-acetyltransferase; the encoded protein is MQAIVVKTPDQLAQCLAIRKEVFVLEQGVSPEEEWDSYDAAPDRCLHLLLLDEDGATVGTGRVKPFEEGMAKLQRIAVRAERRGRGTGAALVRAMEQAAREQGYGGAVLDAQVQAEGFYAKLGYAPVSPDIFLDAGIPHVRMSRTWS
- a CDS encoding OsmC family protein, with translation MEHKFELEAAWSGGRCGAGTIRSGALESAVSIPSGMDGPGIGTNPDELLLGAAATCYVISLAAMLERSGIVPTQLTLRSTAVVETDDAGQPTYRSIEHRPLIMLEAGADAPAAERAARIALKAEQSCMVTRALAGNVRVEAKPEVRLSGDGGGGA
- a CDS encoding organic hydroperoxide resistance protein, translating into MDALYTAQVRAKGGRGGKISSSDGVLELPLAIPKGLGGPGGEATNPEQLFAAGYAACFEGALQLAARKAGVEAKEAVVTAQVSIFKDEPSYKLGVKLQIYVPEADLAQVRDLAQQAHQVCPYSKATRGNIDVELEVLEAEPSR
- a CDS encoding macro domain-containing protein, with translation MTIQINSTLLEALQGDLTQAEADILVSAANSSLKGGTDGAILHAGGIAIHDELTLVRNERGGCDPGDAVMTTAGKLPAAYVIHAVGPIWQGGGTGEDKLLESCYGRSMELAEEKSATSIAFPALSTGLCGFPKDRAAAIAFAAVSDYLKSHPDTSIRRVSFVCSDEEDCRELGKQIKLAYTSS
- a CDS encoding GNAT family N-acetyltransferase; this encodes MKAYYEIEEAALNSWPALQTSSCGGWLVKSNGGYTKRSNSVQPLLHLGGSLEQLETKIRRCEDIYRLTGQPAMFKITPFAEPAELDAELARRGYRVSDPSVVMTAEIGRLKPECAGADALVSSDPSAAWLRLMQEWGGCGEEELRLTERMFEASTLPRQFALLHAEGRPVSLGLAVLDGRLLGFYDILTAPDSRGKGYGRRLLRHLLHWGLEQGADQAFLQVLAGNKAAERLYAGLGFREAYPYWYRVQESDPVKSLLG
- a CDS encoding metal-sensitive transcriptional regulator gives rise to the protein MEHPEHGADCGCSEPRKSHHSEKTKTSLISRLNRIEGQVRGIKGMIEKDTYCDDVLNQISSIQSALNGVGKLLLEHHMKSCVAERLQEGDSAVIDELMVTMNKLIR
- a CDS encoding metallophosphoesterase family protein is translated as MGMGRTIAISDIHGCPDALRRLLGKVGYEPAADRLLLLGDYVGRGPDSKGALDALIRLKAEGGKSVVLLKGNHDHRFLELIKTGHPGLARSFLEHGGKAALSSYGGWPQEHSWTPGELDDALRLIRRRHPEHVRLLQGLELYAEDDLRIYAHAGLDPAWGKRWKKQPAPMFYTVREPFLRHPVAAGKTVVFGHTQTRKLQDGAGVWNAGDKLGIDGGCAYGYQLNALLLDPDGGWQEESVPANLGFESAGSCFIGRPPRV
- a CDS encoding serine hydrolase domain-containing protein; translated protein: MQAMESKELRLEEDELGLLQDWGIKGVHVEQAGRERLHWSADGEDRPAAVLSCTKSVLSALIGIAIGQRLIGGEEDPIVAYLDVEEPGLAEALRDDPRKRSITIAQLLNMTSGLDWPDFDKPYRELKRAENPASFVLGRPLAHEPGAVFAYNTGGSQLLAIALERACGRSLSTFARRHLFGPLGAGPVRWSRLAGGQEGGAGLSMTMRGLAKLGRLYAQGGRWQGEQIVPQEWVEASVKPRHKGLLHYEPQVYGCYGYHWWVSPQDKQPGPNYFFAFGYGGQYLFVVPELEAVAVVRKRPEGRNKAILSRQLFERHLLPALRDG
- a CDS encoding cold-inducible protein YdjO-related protein, with protein sequence MSTTEETKPELIPTKIWKCRNADCKAWVRDEFAADSQLCPMCKGPMLRSIRHLPAVVNKIKRKPKPKDEYGL
- a CDS encoding TraR/DksA C4-type zinc finger protein gives rise to the protein MNHLKPSQIEKLKAALLEEKAELEAHFQLNAETTGDGGPATMQEADGELSSYDNHPADAATTTFERERDMALDEKLGKKLAQVNRALSQMEDGTYGLDAESGEPIPFERLEAIPSTRYTVQNVPQQEPAPERPVEEQVMTLPPKGAGEGRQSHAGRFDDAGAWQAVEEYGNASATVDPQAEAEAANEMEKLR